The Humulus lupulus chromosome 4, drHumLupu1.1, whole genome shotgun sequence genome has a window encoding:
- the LOC133830446 gene encoding protein NRT1/ PTR FAMILY 2.11-like, whose translation MGEMMEKIEKDDRTEDCKINYRGWKIMPLVIGNETFEKLGAVGTTSNLLVYLTTVFNMKRITAANIITIYMGTTNLATLGGAFVSDTYFGRYNTLCFGTIASLMGLLLIDLTAAIKKLHPTHCGAGARESHLCKGPTSDQMAFLLAGFGLVIVGAGSIRPCNLAFGADQFNPRTESRKKGINSFFNWYFFTFTFAKMVSLTFIVYVQSNISWALGLSIPPILMFISTLLFLVGSKFYVKVKASGSPISSLAQVIVVASKKRRLELPDRPWISLYTYMPPKSINSNLPYTDQFRFLNKAAIVTPEDRLNPDGSPSHPWRLCSLQQVEEVKCLMRVLPIWLTAMVYHVAIVQQQTYVVFQALQSNRHIGNISFEIPAASYTVFTMLSMTLWIPLHDRIIVPYFQRVRRKEGGVTLLERIGIGIFLSILTSLVSGMVENRRRTTALTKPAIGFNPRRGAISSMSASWLIPQLLLAGLTEAFSAIGQVEFYYKQFPENMRSIAGSLFFCGLAGSNYLSSFLITIVHRTTEGSANGNWLAEDLNKGRLDYFYYMVAGLGTVTLGYFLVCAKWYKNKGSGGISIEVTNMTR comes from the exons ATGGGAGAAATGATGGAGAAGATTGAGAAAGATGATAGAACTGAAGACTGCAAGATTAACTACAGAGGATGGAAAATCATGCCTCTTGTGATAG ggaatgaaacttttgagaagCTAGGAGCTGTTGGTACCACTTCCAATCTTTTGGTCTATCTCACTACTGTATTCAACATGAAGAGAATTACAGCTGCTAACATCATTACTATCTACATGGGCACCACCAACTTGGCCACCTTGGGAGGAGCTTTCGTCTCTGACACCTATTTTGGTCGCTACAATACATTGTGCTTTGGTACAATAGCTTCTTTAATG GGATTACTTTTAATAGACTTAACAGCAGCCATTAAGAAGTTACATCCCACTCATTGTGGAGCAGGAGCAAGAGAGAGTCACTTATGCAAAGGGCCAACATCTGATCAAATGGCCTTCTTACTCGCCGGTTTTGGGCTAGTAATAGTAGGAGCTGGCAGCATCAGACCATGTAACTTGGCCTTTGGAGCAGACCAATTCAACCCCAGAACAGAATCTCGAAAGAAGGGCATTAACAGCTTCTTCAATTGGTATTTTTTCACCTTCACTTTTGCAAAGATGGTATCCTTGACATTCATTGTCTATGTTCAATCAAACATAAGCTGGGCTTTGGGTTTAAGTATTCCACCAATTCTTATGTTCATCTCCACTCTACTCTTCCTTGTGGGTTCCAAATTTTATGTCAAAGTAAAAGCTAGTGGAAGTCCAATATCAAGTCTAGCACAGGTCATTGTGGTTGCTTCTAAGAAAAGAAGACTGGAACTACCAGACCGGCCATGGATATCACTCTATACCTATATGCCTCCCAAATCCATCAATTCCAATCTTCCTTACACAGACCAGTTCAG ATTTCTGAACAAAGCAGCAATAGTGACTCCAGAAGACCGATTAAACCCAGACGGATCACCATCTCATCCTTGGAGACTTTGCAGCCTACAACAAGTGGAAGAAGTGAAGTGTCTAATGAGAGTTTTACCAATATGGTTAACAGCTATGGTTTACCATGTTGCCATTGTCCAACAGCAAACTTATGTTGTTTTCCAAGCCCTTCAATCCAACAGACACATAGGAAATATCAGCTTTGAGATTCCAGCTGCATCCTACACTGTCTTCACCATGCTCAGCATGACTTTGTGGATACCTTTGCACGACAGAATCATTGTCCCCTACTTCCAAAGAGTTAGAAGAAAAGAAGGTGGAGTAACTCTCCTTGAGAGGATAGGCATAGGCATCTtcctctccatcctcacctcacTAGTATCCGGCATGGTTGAAAATCGACGAAGAACTACAGCTCTAACTAAGCCAGCTATTGGATTCAATCCAAGAAGAGGTGCCATTTCATCTATGTCAGCCTCTTGGTTAATCCCTCAACTCCTGTTAGCTGGTCTAACTGAGGCATTCTCAGCTATCGGCCAAGTCGAATTCTACTACAAGCAATTCCCTGAGAACATGAGAAGCATTGCTGGGTCTCTCTTCTTTTGTGGCTTGGCAGGCTCAAATTACTTGAGCAGCTTCTTGATAACAATAGTTCACCGAACTACTGAGGGGTCTGCCAATGGGAATTGGTTGGCTGAAGATCTTAACAAGGGCAGATTGGACTACTTCTATTACATGGTAGCTGGTTTAGGAACTGTGACTTTGGGCTACTTTTTAGTGTGTGCTAAGTGGTACAAGAACAAAGGTTCCGGAGGAATTTCCATTGAAGTGACTAATATGACTCGGTAA